A genomic segment from Aegilops tauschii subsp. strangulata cultivar AL8/78 chromosome 1, Aet v6.0, whole genome shotgun sequence encodes:
- the LOC109759784 gene encoding putative germin-like protein 9-2 has protein sequence MAYNSYPLLLVLLALSAPLAVFAGDPDILADFVIPASTNPTNITGDYFTYTGFRDISTPAYGFTLTKATMMEFPALNGQSVSYAMLTFPPGSVNPTHTHPRASELLIVAHGTLSVGFIDTANRLYTQDLGPGDMFVFPKGTVHYQFNQGNSTATALSAFGSATPGLVSVPLAVFDTGIDNTVLAKSFKTDEATIQKLKAGLAFRCC, from the coding sequence ATGGCATACAACTCCTACCCCTTGTTGTTGGTGCTGCTGGCACTCTCGGCCCCGCTGGCCGTCTTTGCCGGCGACCCAGACATCCTGGCCGACTTCGTAATCCCAGCAAGCACCAACCCGACGAACATCACCGGTGACTACTTCACTTACACCGGCTTCCGCGACATAAGCACGCCGGCGTACGGTTTCACCTTGACCAAGGCCACTATGATGGAGTTCCCAGCCCTGAACGGCCAGAGCGTGTCCTACGCCATGCTCACGTTCCCCCCGGGCTCCGTcaaccccacacacacacacccgcGCGCCTCCGAGCTGCTGATCGTCGCCCATGGCACGCTCTCCGTTGGGTTCATCGACACCGCCAACAGGCTCTACACCCAGGACCTGGGCCCGGGCGACATGTTCGTGTTCCCCAAGGGGACGGTGCACTACCAGTTCAACCAAGGGAACAGCACCGCCACGGCGCTCTCCGCATTCGGGAGCGCCACACCTGGGCTCGTGTCCGTTCCCCTTGCTGTGTTTGATACCGGCATCGACAACACCGTCCTTGCCAAGTCGTTCAAGACTGACGAGGCGACCATCCAGAAGCTCAAGGCTGGCCTGGCTTTCCGGTGCTGTTAA
- the LOC109759773 gene encoding uncharacterized protein, with product MECNKEEASRAKDVSERKLHEADFPGAKKMAVKAHQLFPGLENISQLLAVCEVHCSSSVKINGETDWYGILQVEPTADDMALKKQYRKLALLLHPDKNKFAGAEAAFKLIGEAYMTLTDHVKRSSHDNKRKAVFATSAPVPKKRARASKKTDPAHKTNNKENFGAPQTQKNPQQQAGKSSGLSSFWTICLTCGTKYQYPCSSLMRFVLCRICSRSFLAYDLSKKSVPAGVDTAYPGSGFGTQPQKFPPSQQAHVTYQGQNNQSFPGWTHPAHQQQQSQNVPNQQTPAANQQQHSQRRPPSAGSKNAMSSEGVGDPNNKGATDSTKVSRAPSRKQNGAGRTELPFAQQSQDVPNQQTATANQQQQSQSRPPSAVPTNVMSSEGLGDPNSKGATESTKVSSAPIKEKDGADRTELPFVPSAKLSPTNMQKRGIQSQHFPSQQTSPVNQQVQSQKPSFNEGSSNLNSMGVSDSNVTVNARTCTNMNVPRASLNKENGSSRTESPLASSDKVSPANMGKGVMKDANGAVKTGQNPQRSSQQENNVSNEDGSGGCRKGSDNLHDPPVAKRIRKGYSSLNADKNGGTVREDGNVYTAQACSIPITKTPNENLEVVNGLDEKQGASKKEELHNSGRDGVASSVVNSIPCEGDVSYPDPEFYDFEENRDAARFKADQIWAVYDDSDSMPRYYARIKQVHPNFMLWFSWLEFDPLNDAEKAWYSKDMPVACGRFRIGKTILTEDRKMFSHVVSWTKGKKRNSYEIYPVKGEVWALFRRCDFNPSSGSSDHKNYRYDIVEIKSDFAVGVGTYVTPLVKVKGFVSLFVRSDKEEPSLIPGGDTLRFSHNIPFHRLSEADKPHIPNGAFELDPASMPSNLEEASSSADLNRSSTQEGNIGGNVSSTRDFFKCEMPAGKTKEGLDSAATNEGNVHNGVKKPNINADGKHDNGSEASVIDAHTVDQWDDSFQSESPATFVYPEPEFFNFGDIRSFDKFKSGQIWALYCDIDKFPKYYAFIKKVDQDDLTIHIRWLEYCPCGETEKRLVQAGLSASCGIFRLSSQSDNYDCTSVFSHIMEVTPVSKGKKYEILPRVGQVWAIYKNWNRGWSFENFKSCEYDLVEVLEISAASLTLSSLTKVDGFSTVFMLERKGESTSAVKILRSDMMMFSHQIPSYRMTNEGDELCGYWELDPASVPENFLARKTNTSLTKLQHEDGSCCWLYQVSSRQVRLLGCYAT from the exons atggaatgcaACAAGGAAGAAGCTTCAAGAGCCAAGGATGTGTCTGAAAGAAAGCTGCATGAAGCAGACTTTCCTGGTGCCAAAAAGATGGCTGTCAAGGCTCACCAGCTTTTTCCTGGCCTTGAAAATATTTCTCAGCTGCTTGCTGTTTGTGAAGTTCATTGCTCTTCTTCTGTTAAGATCAATGGGGAGACAGACTGGTATGGGATTCTTCAAGTAGAACCAACtgcagatgacatggcacttaaAAAACAGTACCGCAAACTTGCTCTTTTACTTCATCCAGATAAGAACAAATTTGCGGGTGCTGAAGCTGCTTTTAAGTTAATTGGTGAGGCCTACATGACACTGACAGACCATGTAAAACGTTCTTCCCATGACAATAAAAGGAAAGCAGTTTTTGCAACTTCTGCTCCTGTACCAAAGAAGCGGGCACGGGCATCAAAGAAAACTGATCCTGCTCATAAGACGAACAACAAGGAGAACTTTGGTGCTCCACAAACCCAGAAGAATCCACAGCAACAGGCTGGAAAGTCAAGTGGATTATCCAGTTTCTGGACTATTTGCTTGACTTGTGGAACAAAATACCAGTATCCTTGTAGCTCGCTTATGAGGTTTGTCCTCTGCCGAATCTGTTCAAGGTCTTTCCTTGCCTATGATTTGTCCAAGAAATCTGTTCCTGCTGGAGTGGACACAGCATATCCAGGGAGTGGATTTGGGACGCAGCCGCAAAAGTTCCCTCCTAGTCAGCAAGCTCATGTTACTTACCAGGGACAAAACAATCAGAGTTTTCCTGGTTGGACTCATCCCGCTCACCAGCAACAGCAATCTCAGAATGTTCCTAATCAGCAAACTCCTGCTGCTAACCAACAACAGCACTCTCAGAGACGTCCACCCAGTGCAGGGTCAAAGAATGCTATGAGCTCTGAGGGTGTAGGTGATCCTAACAATAAAGGAGCCACAGATAGCACAAAAGTATCAAGAGCACCATCCAGAAAACAAAATGGTGCAGGTAGAACTGAATTGCCATTTGCGCAGCAATCTCAGGATGTTCCTAATCAGCAAACTGCTACTGCTAACCAACAACAGCAGTCTCAGAGCCGTCCACCTAGTGCAGTACCAACAAATGTTATGAGCTCTGAGGGTCTAGGTGATCCTAACAGTAAAGGGGCCACAGAAAGCACAAAGGTATCAAGTGCACCAATCAAAGAAAAAGATGGTGCAGATAGAACTGAATTGCCATTTGTGCCTTCTGCTAAACTTTCACCTACAAACATGCAGAAAAGGGGAATACAGTCTCAGCATTTTCCTAGTCAGCAAACTTCTCCTGTTAATCAGCAAGTTCAGTCTCAGAAACCCAGTTTTAATGAAGGGTCAAGTAATCTTAACAGTATGGGAGTGTCAGACAGTAATGTCACAGTTAATGCCAGGACATGTACTAACATGAATGTACCAAGAGCATCACTTAATAAAGAAAATGGTTCAAGCAGAACTGAGTCACCACTTGCAAGTTCTGATAAAGTTTCACCTGCAAACATGGGAAAAGGGGTGATGAAGGATGCTAATGGTGCAGTCAAAACAGGGCAGAATCCTCAGAGATCAAGCCAGCAGGAAAATAATGTCAGTAATGAAGATGGCAGTGGTGGTTGTAGAAAAGGCAGTGATAATCTTCATGATCCTCCTGTGGCCAAAAGGATAAGGAAAGGATACTCTTCATTGAATGCTGACAAGAATGGTGGAACAGTACGCGAAGATGGTAATGTGTACACCGCACAAGCATGCAGTATTCCAATTACAAAGACTCCAAATGAAAATCTGGAGGTGGTCAATGGCTTGGATGAGAAACAAGGAGCAAGCAAAAAAGAGGAACTGCACAACTCTGGAAGAGATGGCGTTGCTAGTTCTGTCGTCAATAGTATTCCTTGTGAAGGTGATGTCTCGTATCCAGATCCAGAATTTTATGACTTTGAGGAAAATAGGGATGCAGCTCGATTCAAAGCTGATCAAATATGGGCTGTTTATGATGACAGTGATTCCATGCCAAGGTACTATGCTCGAATTAAGCAGGTTCACCCAAACTTCATGTTGTGGTTCAGTTGGCTAGAGTTTGATCCTCTGAATGATGCTGAAAAGGCATGGTATTCTAAGGACATGCCTGTTGCTTGTGGTCGTTTCAGAATTGGGAAAACAATCTTAACAGAAGATAGAAAAATGTTTTCCCATGTTGTTTCTTGGACAAAAGGAAAGAAGAGAAACAGCTATGAGATTTATCCAGTGAAAGGCGAAGTATGGGCCCTATTTAGGAGATGTGACTTCAACCCGAGTTCAGGTTCCAGTGACCATAAGAACTACAGATATGACATTGTAGAAATAAAATCTGACTTTGCTGTGGGCGTTGGCACATACGTCACTCCCTTAGTAAAGGTTAAAGGTTTTGTTAGCCTGTTTGTGCGGTCAGACAAGGAAGAACCATCTTTGATTCCTGGTGGTGACACACTAAGGTTTTCACACAACATCCCTTTTCATAGGTTGTCAGAAGCTGATAAGCCACATATCCCTAATGGCGCCTTTGAGCTGGATCCTGCATCTATGCCTTCTAACTTGGAAGAAGCATCTTCATCTGCAGATCTTAACAGGAGTAGCACTCAAGAAGGTAATATTGGAGGCAATGTTTCGTCTACCAGAGACTTTTTTAAGTGTGAAATGCCTGCTGGTAAGACCAAAGAGGGTCTGGATAGCGCTGCTACAAATGAAGGTAATGTTCACAATGGAGTGAAGAAACCCAATATCAATGCAGATGGCAAGCACGATAATGGCTCAGAGGCTTCTGTAATTGATGCTCATACTGTTGACCAATGGGATGATAGCTTTCAATCTGAATCTCCAGCAACTTTTGTGTATCCCGAACCAGAGTTTTTCAACTTTGGTGATATAAGGTCATTTGACAAATTCAAGAGTGGACAAATTTGGGCACTCTATTGTGACATCGACAAGTTCCCAAAGTACTATGCCTTCATAAAGAAAGTTGATCAAGATGACTTAACAATCCACATAAGATGGCTTGAGTACTGTCCATGTGGAGAGACAGAGAAGCGTTTGGTGCAAGCTGGTCTGTCTGCTAGCTGTGGAATATTCAGACTTAGCAGTCAAAGTGACAACTATGATTGCACAAGTGTCTTCTCTCATATCATGGAAGTGACACCGGTTAGTAAAGGAAAGAAGTATGAAATTCTTCCTCGTGTTGGCCAGGTATGGGCTATATACAAGAACTGGAATCGTGGCTGGAGCTTTGAAAATTTTAAAAGCTGTGAATATGATCTTGTGGAGGTCCTGGAGATTTCTGCTGCCTCTCTAACATTGTCCTCTCTCACAAAAGTGGATGGTTTTAGTACTGTATTCATGCTAGAGAGGAAAGGTGAATCTACAAGTGCCGTGAAAATATTAAGAAGTGACATGATGATGTTCTCACATCAGATTCCTTCATACCGCATGACAAATGAAGGCGATGAACTCTGTGGTTACTGGGAACTTGATCCAGCATCTGTGCCTGAAAATTTCCTGGCTAGAAAAACAAA TACATCGTTGACAAAGCTGCAGCATGAAGATGGTTCTTGCTGTTGGTTGTATCAAGTGTCAAGTAGGCAGGTTAGGTTATTAGGTTGCTATGCCACCTGA